A genomic stretch from Chroogloeocystis siderophila 5.2 s.c.1 includes:
- a CDS encoding NAD(P)H-binding protein has product MKAFVAGATGETGRRIVQELVQRNIPVRALVRNIDSAKAILPAEAELVVGDVLQPDTLRAAIGDSTVLLCATGAKPSFDPTGPYKVDYEGTKNLVDIAKTKGIEHFVFVSSLCTSQLFHPLNLFWLILVWKKQAEEYLQKSGLTYTIVRPGGLKNDDNSNPVVMSAADTLFDGSIPRTKVAQVCVEALFNPESRNKIVEIVAKPEASAKSFQELFASVG; this is encoded by the coding sequence ATGAAAGCATTTGTAGCAGGGGCAACAGGCGAGACAGGTCGCAGAATTGTCCAAGAGTTAGTCCAAAGAAACATTCCTGTACGCGCTTTGGTTCGGAATATCGATTCAGCCAAAGCAATTTTACCCGCTGAAGCTGAGTTGGTTGTCGGTGATGTATTGCAGCCAGATACTCTCCGTGCTGCGATAGGAGACAGCACTGTATTACTCTGTGCAACGGGAGCTAAACCAAGTTTTGACCCCACAGGACCTTACAAAGTAGACTACGAAGGAACAAAGAATTTAGTTGATATTGCTAAGACCAAAGGCATAGAGCATTTTGTTTTTGTTTCTTCTTTATGTACTTCTCAACTGTTTCATCCGCTGAATTTGTTTTGGTTGATCTTAGTGTGGAAAAAGCAGGCGGAGGAGTATCTACAAAAAAGTGGTCTTACCTATACTATCGTCCGACCAGGCGGTTTGAAAAATGACGACAACTCTAATCCTGTAGTTATGTCGGCTGCGGATACGCTATTTGATGGTAGTATTCCGCGCACCAAAGTCGCACAGGTATGCGTTGAGGCGTTATTTAATCCTGAATCAAGAAATAAAATTGTGGAAATTGTCGCTAAGCCAGAAGCATCAGCAAAAAGCTTTCAAGAACTGTTTGCGAGTGTAGGCTGA